The genome window GCCGGGCGGCCGCCCGAGCACGCGCGCGGCCTTGGCGCGGCGGCCGGTCCAGTCGGCGGAGCGCACCAGCGAGAGCAGCGAGGCGATCGCCTGCCGCACGACCGGATCGGTGTTTCGGCCGGTCGCTCGCGCGCGCTCGACGACCAAATCGACTCGGCCGGCGCGCTGCGGATACCACTTGTACGGCTCCATCAGCTCGGCGACCTCTGCGCGGTACTCGTCGATCGCGCGGCCGCTGCCCTTCGGCTGGCGGCGGCGCGCCTGGATCGCGTCGAACGAGCGGCGCTCGTGCGCGAGCGTGGCCAGCGCGACGGTCCAGCCGTTTCCGACCTCGCCGATCGCGTTGGCGACCGAGACGCGCGCGTCGTTGAGGAAGACCTCGTTGAACGAGGCGTAGCCGTTCATCTGGCGCAGCGGCCGCACCACCACGCCGGGCTGCTGCATCTCGATCGCGAAATAGCTGATGCCGCGGTGCTTGGGCACGTCCCAGTTCGTGCGCGCGAGAAGCATTCCCCAGCGCGCGTGATGGGCGCTGGTGCTCCAGAGCTTCTGGCCGTTGATCACGTACTCGTAGCCGTCGAGCTCGGCGCGCGTGGTGAGCCCGGCCAGGTCCGAGCCGCTGCCCGGCTCGCTGAAGAGCTGGCACCAGCTGTCCTCGCCGGTGACGATCGGCCGCAGCAATCGCTGCTTCAGGTCGTCCGAGCCGTGCTCC of Deltaproteobacteria bacterium contains these proteins:
- a CDS encoding acyl-CoA dehydrogenase — protein: MDAESVRREVRAWLEANWDPNLSLLEWRGRLADSGWGCPTWPTQWYGRGLPVALADVVAEEFERAGAVGTPTGGGMTLAAPTILEHGSDDLKQRLLRPIVTGEDSWCQLFSEPGSGSDLAGLTTRAELDGYEYVINGQKLWSTSAHHARWGMLLARTNWDVPKHRGISYFAIEMQQPGVVVRPLRQMNGYASFNEVFLNDARVSVANAIGEVGNGWTVALATLAHERRSFDAIQARRRQPKGSGRAIDEYRAEVAELMEPYKWYPQRAGRVDLVVERARATGRNTDPVVRQAIASLLSLVRSADWTGRRAKAARVLGRPPGPEGSLGKLYASQIARAAAHVHTLLSGGDAMLAGGDGPEDGLIAEILLSVPAVSIAGGTDEIQRNIVSERVLGLPKDPNPEAGGPFRDVPKNLATRG